The proteins below are encoded in one region of Reichenbachiella sp. 5M10:
- a CDS encoding M1 family aminopeptidase: protein MISRCLLALVVLCLLFSCEQVASVEQGVTRTLAVERSDRFSSVHYDLTFHLPGDRSEPVVGTLLLSFKTIAADQDLVLDYTPSESTVQSVWVNEEKVSAILSQGHLIVPARFIEKGYNEVRVSFQSMCDALHRSEDYMYSLFVPNKASEVYPCFDQPDIKATYSLTLNVPSMWECMSNAAVAKVALEGERKSVMFEKTELISSYLFAFTAGIFEKRSFTGEVFDFEMIYRVHDEERLEENLEEIYNLHMRSVAWMEEYTGIAFPFDKFGVAVLPSFPFGGMEHPGVIDYRASLLMLDETATLEDQLKRAGLIAHETAHMWFGNYVTMTWFDDVWMKEVFANFMADKIVAELYPEVNHELAFLYDHYPSAYEVDRTQGTVPIRQELVNLDEAANMYGNIIYHKAPIMMRQLEILLGEKVLQSSLKDYLDSHAYGHADWEDLVTIMQRVSGRDLSVFNKSWIYQEGMPFFELTFQDTDVLYEYDIIQHDPKGKGRVWPQYTDIRFEDDLGYFNNSLYLDDHHYILPSRRGADVSNFVAMNTHGQGYGVFSYGLGYVKEEFLFEQARVDISRYEDDLIRGATYLNLHEYLLQEGFHPQMYFFFLQNYLREEKNEQIVEYLLSLTKQVYFRFFDQRMRSENAENIENLLLNKIEEVESQSLKTSLFNAYVELSVSPEAIRRLKYFWEGDSLPSGVTVSQRQEENLALHIALKGSVEDEDYLTWQMEKMDDDDRVRRLQFIAPATSHDAAMRDEFFELLRRPENRTHESWVLTALSYLHHPVRGEASIDYLKPSLDMIPELQRTGDIFFVKGWLDHTLYGFNSTASADVVRQCLNQNNTSIHLQNKLLQASDLLFRAEANLIDYQAD, encoded by the coding sequence ATGATATCACGTTGTTTACTAGCTCTTGTTGTACTTTGTCTGTTGTTTTCTTGTGAGCAGGTAGCTTCTGTAGAGCAGGGCGTGACTCGCACTCTTGCGGTAGAGCGTAGTGATCGGTTTTCGTCGGTGCACTACGATTTGACCTTTCACCTACCCGGAGATAGAAGTGAGCCTGTGGTGGGAACTCTGCTGCTTTCATTCAAAACCATTGCAGCAGATCAAGATCTCGTATTGGATTATACTCCTAGTGAATCTACGGTACAAAGTGTATGGGTCAACGAGGAAAAAGTGTCCGCCATCTTGTCACAAGGGCATTTGATTGTACCTGCTCGTTTTATTGAGAAGGGCTACAATGAAGTGAGGGTTAGTTTCCAATCCATGTGTGACGCTTTACACCGCAGTGAGGATTATATGTATAGTTTGTTTGTACCCAACAAAGCTTCCGAAGTATATCCCTGTTTTGATCAGCCTGACATCAAAGCTACCTATTCGTTGACCTTGAATGTTCCTTCTATGTGGGAGTGCATGTCCAACGCTGCGGTTGCGAAGGTTGCACTTGAGGGTGAACGTAAAAGCGTCATGTTTGAAAAAACTGAGCTTATCAGTAGTTATTTGTTTGCATTTACCGCGGGTATATTTGAGAAGAGAAGCTTCACCGGGGAAGTGTTTGATTTTGAAATGATTTATCGGGTCCATGATGAAGAGAGGCTAGAGGAGAATCTCGAGGAAATTTACAATTTGCACATGCGATCGGTGGCATGGATGGAGGAGTATACAGGGATTGCTTTTCCATTTGATAAATTTGGTGTTGCAGTATTGCCGAGTTTTCCATTTGGAGGAATGGAACACCCTGGAGTGATTGACTACCGAGCATCACTGTTGATGCTGGATGAAACAGCTACGTTAGAGGATCAACTGAAGCGTGCTGGATTGATAGCACATGAGACGGCGCATATGTGGTTTGGTAATTATGTGACGATGACTTGGTTTGACGATGTATGGATGAAAGAAGTCTTTGCCAATTTCATGGCGGATAAAATTGTGGCAGAACTCTATCCAGAGGTCAATCATGAGTTGGCCTTTTTGTATGATCACTATCCGAGTGCATACGAAGTGGATCGTACACAAGGGACGGTGCCTATTCGTCAAGAACTTGTAAATCTGGATGAGGCAGCCAATATGTATGGCAATATTATCTATCACAAAGCCCCGATTATGATGAGGCAATTGGAGATATTACTTGGCGAAAAGGTGCTTCAGTCTTCACTCAAAGACTACTTGGATAGTCATGCTTATGGTCATGCTGATTGGGAGGATTTGGTTACTATCATGCAACGCGTGTCTGGCCGGGACCTGTCCGTATTCAACAAGTCATGGATATACCAAGAAGGCATGCCATTCTTTGAACTGACTTTTCAAGACACGGATGTATTGTATGAGTATGACATTATACAGCATGATCCCAAAGGAAAGGGGCGCGTATGGCCACAGTATACGGATATTCGTTTTGAGGATGACTTGGGTTACTTCAACAATAGTCTCTATCTGGACGATCATCATTATATTTTGCCAAGTAGAAGAGGTGCCGACGTGTCCAATTTCGTGGCGATGAATACTCATGGTCAGGGTTATGGTGTTTTTTCATATGGTTTGGGATATGTCAAGGAAGAGTTTCTGTTTGAGCAAGCGAGGGTGGATATATCGAGGTATGAGGATGACCTGATTCGTGGAGCGACTTATCTTAACTTGCACGAGTATTTGCTGCAAGAGGGCTTTCATCCGCAGATGTACTTTTTCTTTTTGCAAAACTACCTTAGGGAGGAAAAAAACGAACAAATTGTAGAGTATCTCTTGTCATTGACTAAGCAGGTGTACTTTCGATTTTTTGATCAAAGAATGAGGAGTGAGAATGCGGAAAATATTGAAAACTTGCTGCTCAATAAAATTGAAGAGGTAGAAAGTCAGTCTCTCAAAACGAGCTTGTTCAATGCCTATGTAGAATTGTCTGTCAGTCCCGAGGCAATTCGTCGTTTGAAGTATTTTTGGGAGGGGGATTCTTTGCCGTCAGGGGTGACAGTATCTCAGCGGCAAGAGGAGAATTTGGCACTGCATATTGCTCTCAAGGGATCTGTGGAGGATGAAGACTATTTGACATGGCAGATGGAAAAAATGGATGATGATGACAGAGTTCGGCGTTTGCAGTTTATCGCACCAGCTACATCACATGATGCAGCGATGCGTGATGAGTTTTTTGAGCTATTGCGTCGCCCCGAAAATCGAACGCATGAATCTTGGGTACTGACTGCTCTTTCGTATCTGCATCACCCTGTGCGAGGGGAGGCTTCAATTGACTATCTGAAACCCTCTCTCGATATGATCCCCGAGCTCCAGCGCACGGGGGATATCTTTTTTGTCAAAGGCTGGCTGGATCATACGCTATACGGGTTTAATTCGACCGCATCGGCAGACGTGGTTCGTCAATGCCTCAATCAAAATAACACGTCAATTCACTTGCAAAACAAATTGCTGCAAGCGTCAGATTTGTTGTTTCGTGCAGAAGCAAACTTGATTGATTATCAAGCGGATTAG
- a CDS encoding ABC transporter ATP-binding protein, whose product MQKNKASLRQVFKTIILPRKNLLLLGLLLIIISRLASLVLPYASKYLMDDVIGKGNYPLLKTILIVVSIAIVVQAATSFALTRLLSVEAQHLIAQLRVKVQKKIIQLPIHFFDNNKSGALVSRIMSDVEGVRNLVGTGLVQLFGGVLTAIISLVLLINISPMMTLYVLIPIAIFGVISLKAFGYIRPIFRKRGQINAEVTGRLTETLNGIRVIKGFNAEEQEIKSFETGALRLFDNVKKSLTSTALVTSSATFLLGLASTGIMGIGGYMIIHDQLTLGDFISFTLLLGFMIAPIVQMSNIGSQLTEAFAGLDRTEEIMTMDTEVDLLDRHIELEQVEGDIRFDHVSFAYEEDKNVIKEISFDAPKGSVTALVGTSGSGKSTIAGLVASFITPASGQIKIDGHDLSQVTLNSYRKNIGVVLQDDFLFEGTIQENILFPRPNSTTEELLHAVKAAHVDEFTDRFDEGLKTVIGERGVKLSGGQRQRIAIARAILADPKILILDEATSNLDTESESYIQESLKSLMAGRTTFVIAHRLSTIKQADQILVIEGGQIYESGSHDELIAKEGRYFELYTYQAKI is encoded by the coding sequence ATGCAAAAAAACAAAGCTTCCCTTCGCCAAGTTTTCAAAACCATCATCCTGCCTCGAAAGAATCTATTACTTCTTGGGTTATTACTAATCATCATTAGCCGTCTTGCAAGTTTAGTCCTGCCCTACGCTAGTAAATACCTAATGGATGATGTCATTGGCAAGGGCAACTACCCTTTGCTGAAAACGATCTTGATCGTAGTATCAATAGCCATTGTCGTGCAAGCAGCCACTAGCTTCGCACTCACTCGATTGCTCAGCGTAGAAGCCCAACACCTCATCGCTCAACTGCGCGTCAAGGTTCAAAAGAAAATCATCCAACTCCCCATTCATTTCTTCGACAACAACAAAAGCGGTGCACTAGTCTCTCGTATCATGAGTGATGTGGAAGGTGTTCGAAATCTGGTTGGCACAGGGCTGGTGCAACTCTTTGGTGGTGTCCTGACCGCTATCATTTCATTGGTCTTGCTCATCAATATCAGTCCCATGATGACCCTATACGTGCTGATCCCTATTGCTATCTTTGGAGTCATCTCTTTGAAAGCGTTTGGCTACATACGGCCGATCTTTCGCAAGCGCGGACAGATCAATGCAGAAGTAACAGGAAGACTCACCGAAACACTCAACGGTATTCGAGTCATCAAAGGGTTCAACGCTGAAGAACAAGAAATCAAATCTTTCGAAACTGGAGCACTTCGTCTTTTTGACAATGTCAAAAAGAGCCTAACTTCCACAGCGCTCGTCACTAGTTCAGCAACGTTTTTGCTCGGACTAGCCTCTACAGGAATAATGGGTATAGGTGGATACATGATCATTCACGATCAACTCACACTTGGGGACTTCATTTCCTTTACTCTATTGTTAGGCTTTATGATCGCACCCATCGTGCAAATGAGCAACATTGGCAGTCAGCTCACAGAAGCATTTGCAGGACTCGATCGAACAGAAGAAATCATGACAATGGATACCGAAGTAGACCTCTTAGATAGACACATCGAGTTAGAACAAGTAGAAGGAGATATCCGATTTGATCACGTCTCCTTTGCCTACGAAGAAGACAAAAATGTCATTAAAGAGATTTCGTTTGATGCACCCAAAGGTAGCGTCACTGCACTCGTTGGGACCTCAGGCTCAGGCAAATCCACAATCGCTGGTTTGGTCGCATCCTTCATTACTCCTGCTTCTGGACAAATCAAAATAGACGGCCATGACCTCTCTCAAGTGACACTCAACAGCTACCGAAAAAACATAGGAGTGGTCCTTCAAGACGACTTCTTATTTGAGGGGACCATCCAAGAAAACATCCTATTCCCTAGACCTAACTCCACAACAGAAGAGCTACTCCATGCTGTCAAAGCAGCACATGTCGACGAATTTACTGATCGATTTGACGAAGGGCTAAAGACGGTAATTGGAGAACGTGGGGTCAAGCTATCTGGGGGGCAAAGGCAACGCATTGCCATCGCTAGAGCAATCCTAGCAGACCCTAAAATTCTCATCTTAGATGAGGCTACATCAAACCTAGATACCGAGAGTGAATCCTACATCCAAGAGAGTTTAAAATCTCTGATGGCAGGACGTACCACATTTGTGATTGCTCATAGGCTAAGTACAATCAAGCAAGCAGATCAAATCCTTGTCATCGAGGGGGGACAAATCTACGAGTCCGGTTCGCATGATGAACTTATTGCCAAAGAAGGGCGCTATTTTGAACTCTATACATACCAGGCCAAAATCTAA
- a CDS encoding DUF4136 domain-containing protein, which yields MKNILLALLLSSMIAGCYPDQITEADEFDIVVTTYDEELFQPNQYKTYAMPDSVLYQNDDHSTYHKFNGTILSSIKTNMTNYGYTRVDPNTTDPDILILPEVITTENYAAGGCWDCWWWYDPWYPGWGYYPPAYVYSYRTGSIIISMVTFTPTLPADADATSAWTGLVNGLLRDELTKSNIEEFIDQAYSQSPYLQTQ from the coding sequence ATGAAAAACATTCTTTTGGCTCTTCTACTGTCTTCTATGATAGCAGGCTGCTACCCTGATCAAATCACCGAAGCAGACGAGTTTGACATAGTAGTCACCACATATGACGAAGAGCTCTTCCAGCCCAACCAATACAAAACCTACGCTATGCCAGATTCTGTTTTGTATCAAAACGACGATCACAGTACCTATCACAAATTCAATGGCACGATCTTGAGTAGCATCAAAACAAATATGACCAACTATGGTTATACACGTGTAGATCCAAACACAACAGACCCCGATATACTCATCTTACCAGAAGTAATCACTACAGAAAACTATGCTGCTGGTGGATGCTGGGACTGCTGGTGGTGGTACGATCCTTGGTATCCAGGTTGGGGCTACTATCCTCCCGCCTATGTTTATTCCTATCGTACAGGCAGTATCATCATATCCATGGTAACCTTCACTCCTACATTGCCAGCTGACGCAGACGCTACATCCGCATGGACTGGCTTGGTCAATGGACTACTCCGCGATGAATTGACCAAAAGCAACATAGAAGAATTCATCGATCAAGCCTACAGCCAATCTCCCTACCTACAGACCCAATAA